From Mesorhizobium sp. Pch-S:
ACGAACACGATCGTGGTGCCCGTCTCGCGCCAGATGCGCAGAAGCTCGTCGTTCAGGCCGTCGCGGGTGATCTCGTCGAGCGCACCGAACGGTTCGTCCATCAAAAGGATGTCCGGCTTCGTCACCAGGGCCCGCGCGATTGCGACGCGCTGGCGCTGCCCGCCCGACAGCTGCCAGGGCTGGGCATCCTCGCGCCCTTTCAGGCCGACGAGCTCCAGCAGTTCGCGCGGGTCGCGATGCGACCGCTTCTGCGCCGCCCAGCCGCCGACCTGCAGCGGCATCTCGACATTTTCCAGCGCCGTGCGCCAGGGCAGCAGGGTGGCCTCCTGGAACACGAAGGAGATACGGCGCTGGCGGCGCACCTCCTGCGGACGGTCGCCGAACACCCGGATCGTACCGCCGGTGCTCTGCAGAAGGTCGGCGATGTTGCGCAGCAGGGTGGACTTGCCGCAGCCGGAAGGGCCGATCAGCACCACGAACCGGCCTTTCGAAACCCTGAGATCAAGGCTTTGGTAGGCGGTAAGCTGACCGAATGACATTGTGAGGTCGCTGACCTCGATGGCGAGTTCTCCAGACATCGGCTATCCCAGCTTCGGACGGACGTCCGCGGTGGCGTCGAGCACCTGCCAGGATACACATTTCTCGACCACCGGTGCCGCCCCGGCGAAACGGCCCGCCTGCTGGAACAGCGAAATCTGCGTCGCCAGCTTCGCGGCGTCGTGCCAGCCCCAGCCGTGTTCCCGGGTCTCCTGGTCGAAGGAAAGCGCCATGATCGTGTCCACGGTCTTGTATTCGATCTCGCGGTCGAGTGCCGGATAGGCGTCGCACATGAGGTCGACGGCGGCGCGGCGGTTCTCGTAAGCCCAGCCCCAGCCGCGCGAAACCGCCCGGATGAATCTGGTGAGGTTCTGCTTCTGGCTGTCGAAGGTTTCAGCGCTGGTGAAATAGGAATTGGCGTAGTTCGGAATGATCTCGGACGGCACCAGGGTGACGATATCCGGGCCGAGCACGGAAAGCGCCTTGGTGTTGGTGAGGAAGCCGGTGACGGCATCGACCTGTCCGGTCAGCAGCGGCGTCATGTCGGCACCCATGGTGACGACCTTGACCGACGAGGCATCGAGGCCGCTCTTGGCCATGATCAGGTCGAGCAGGTAGCGCCCATTCGGATTGATCGCAATCGTCTTGCCGACGAGATCCTGCGGCGTGCGGATCGGCTTGCCGGGCAGCGAGATGTAGGCATAGGGCGAGCGACGCAGGCCGCTGGCGAACAGGAGCAGCGGCCGGCCGGCCTCATACGCGGTCAGGAACTGGGCGGTGGAGGAGAACTGGCCGGCCACAGCTTGCCCCGCCAGCACCGGCGGTACGGTCTGTGCGTTCGGCCCGCCGGGCCCGAACACGACAGTCAGCCCCTCTTCCTTGAAGAAACCCTTCTGCTGGGCGACGATATCGCCGAGCTGGCCGTTGCCGAGCAGCCAGTCGAACTGGATCCGCACTTCCACGCCGTCATCGGCGAAGGCTGGCCCGAACGACACCATCGCCCCGCCCAGACCCGCGGCAACGCCGCCTTTCAGCAAGGTGCGCCTGCTTATTCCCCCCATCATCCCGTTCCCTTTTTTAAGATGATCGTTTGTTGTTGTTCGCCAGTCGTAGCCGCACTTCCTGTCACCGATAAGAACCAGTTATGCGAATAGGAGGAACCACTTTGAGAACCTCCGTCTGCCAGGCGGAACCGGGTCTTGACCAGCAGGCAGCTCAGGGTCTCTTTCGAACGATCGTTGTATTCCGGGGCATGAAGAGCGAGTGGCGATGGCCCTCAGGCTGCATGAGCGGCCATCAGGGTATCCAGCAACAAAAAACCCCGGACGCCAGCGGCCTCCGGGGGTCGGGAAGACAGCGATCCGGCCGGCGCTAGCCGGCTGCGTCTGCGATGAGGCGGCAGATGGAGTCGCGGGTGACGTCTTCGGGAGCGATCTGGCCGGCCTGTACCATGAACACCACGTCGATCCGGCTGCCCTTGCCGGACTTGCGCACGACCACGCGCAGCGTCTGCTCACGGCCGGAGCCGGAGGTTTCCTGCTTGGCGGTCAGCGAGCCCATCGCCTTGTCGACCTTGATGTTCTCGAAACCCTCGGCCAGCATGGCGCGATGGGCATTGTCCAGCGCCTTCTTGGCATCGGTCTTCGGGAGAACGCCGGAGCTCTTGTAACTGACGGCCGTTATCGACGGCACGCCCACGACCTTGAAATTCTTCTGGCAGGACTGGGCGTTGGCTGTGGAGACCGCCAGCAGGGAAGCCGCCGCGGCAACGAAAATCTTGCTGATCATGAAAAACCTGCGCCTGAAAATTGTTCCGTTTCCGCCGGGCCTCGCTTCCCGGCTGTCCTCAGCAATAGTCGGCTAGCCGGCAACATGCCAGCACAACGATGCACTAGAGCGCCGCGCGTCCATTCGGACACGCAAAGGACGCTCCGGCGCTTGGAAGCTGTGGCCGACGGTCCAGGGCGTCACCGCCTCACTATGAGGTGGTCGCGGCAGTGAAAGGCTGGACGTCGGCAAGGAAAGACGCAACCGCCGACGGCAGGCTGGCGGAGGTGGGCGCGTAGACGCCACAGGCGGAAAGCAGGCTGCGTTTGTTGGCGGTGAGCCCGAGATGGCGCCAGATGGTGCGGGTTGCGTAGGGCATGTTGTTGTTGCGCCAGGAGATGCCCATCGTCAGGCCGCGAAGATAACGGCGCTGGTGCAGTTCGAACGGCATCAGGATCGTCTGCCCGAAGGTCGGCGCTTCGCCACGGGTCAATTCGGTCAGGAAGATGCGCTGGCGCTGGTAGGCAGCGAGGCCGACATAACGCGAGCGCTGGGAAATGCCGCGTTCGGGATCGAAGATGCGCTCCAGCGTCGTGACGACGACCTGGCCCTCCTTCTCGCGCATGTGGGCGCAGGAGCAGACGACCTGGCCCGGCCAGGAAAGCGATATGTGCCAGGTCTGGTAGAAGCCGAGATGCGGCCGCAAGGCACGCAGGTCGCCGGGAAAGGCGTCGTCCAGCGGCCCGGCATCCATGGCCGGCCGGCTCTTTTCTGTCAGCCTTCGCTGGAAGGCATGCGGAGGCAGGTTGAAATCGGCCGGATCGAGACCGAAGGCGGCGGCAATTCGCAGACGGTTGTGCGCGGAAGGCAAGGTTCCGGCGTTGAGATAGCGGTTGAACTGTTGCCTGTTGACGCCGACGACGCGACACAGGTCGGAAATCGATCGCCGCGTACTGCATGCGAATTTGAGATTGGCGAGAAAATTGACCGGGGCGTCGTGCATCGGTGGTGTCTTGCAAAACCGGGAACTGATCGAGAGGATCACCCCAGTGTAAACTCGCTTAAAGCAGCGTCAACGCGCGAAATTGCGCAGGCGTGGGCACGGATCATTATCGCTCCCGAGCGCCATTCCCGGCAGCTCCAATAATGGGGACACAATGATCAGCAACACGTTGAATCTCTCGCGCCGCACTTTTCTACAGGGCAGCACGCTTCTTGGCCTGTCGGCTGCGGCCGGAACCTTTGCGCTGCCGGCGATGGCCGAGGAACCGGTGCGCGGCGGCACCTTGCGGATGGGCCTGGAAGGCGGCGCTTCCGCCGACGCGCTCGACCCGGCGCTGGCATCGGCAAGCGTGCTGTTCGTGATCGCACATTGCTGGGGCGACACCTTGGTCGAGTCCGATCCCAAGACCGGTGTCGCGGTGCCCTCGCTGGCCGAATCCTGGTCGCCGTCGCCGGATGCCAAGGTGTGGACCTTCAAGATCCGCAAGGACGTGCGTTTCCACGACGGCAAGGCGCTGACCGTCGCCGACGCGGTCGCCACACTGCAGCGCCATGCCGGCGCCAAGTCGCAGTCGGGCGCGCTCGGCCTTTTGACCGGCATCGAAAAAATCGAGGACAAGGCCGGCGACCTGGTCATCACGCTGAAGGAAGGCAATGCCGACCTGCCGCTGGTGCTGACCGACTATCATCTGCAGATCCAGCCGAATGGCGGCAACGACAACCCCAGCGCGGCGATCGGCACCGGCCCCTACAAGCTGGTCAAGTTCGAGCCGGGCGTGCGCACCGCCTTCGAACGCAACAAGGACGACTGGCGCCAGGACCGCGGTTATGTCGACGCCGTCGAGATCACGGTGATGAACGACCTGACGGCGCGCATCAATGCGTTGCGCTCAGGCCAGGTCGATTTCATCAATGTCGTGCAGCCGAAGGTCGTGCCGCTGCTGAAGCGGCTGCCCGAGGTCGAGATCCTGCGCACGCCGAGCAAAGGTTTCTATGCCTTCCTGATGCATTGCGACACCGCCCCCTTCGACAACAACGACCTGCGCATGGCGCTGAAGCTTGCGATCGACCGCGAGGCGATCCTCAAGCAGGTGGTGGGCGGCTTCGGCACCATCGGCAACGACTATCCGATCAATGCCAGCTATGCGCTGGCACCGACGGACATCGAGCAGCGCCCATACGACCCCGACAAGGCGGCGTTCCACTACAAGAAGTCCGGACATGACGGACCGATCCTGCTGCGCACCTCCGATGCCGCCTTCCCCGGCGCCGTCGATGCAGCACAGCTTTTCCAGATCAGCGCGGCCAAGGCCGGCATCAAGCTCGACGTGCAGCGCGAACCGAGCGACGGCTACTGGACGGAGGTTTGGAACAAGAAGCCGTTCTGCGCCTCCTACTGGGGTGGACGCCCGACGCAGGATGCGCGCTATTCCACCTCCTATGTGTCGAATGCGGAATGGAACGACACGCGTTTCAAGCGTCCGGATTTCGACAAACTGGTCGCAGAGGCGCGTGGCGAGCTCGACGAGACCAAGCGCCGCGCCCTTTACCGCCAGATGGCGGTGACGGTGCACGACGAAGGCGGACTGATCCTGCCGGTGTTCAACGACTATCTCAACGCCTCGTCGAAGAAGCTGAAGGGCTTCGTCGACGACATCGGCAACGACCTCTCCAACGGCCGTATCGCCAGCCGGGTCTGGCTCCAGGCCTGAGACCGGACTGATCTTTCCACGTAATAACAGAGGCGGTACGCGCCGCGTGCCGCCGGTACTTTCATGGTTGGTTGCATGTCGAATACGAAATTTCATGTCATCGAG
This genomic window contains:
- a CDS encoding ABC transporter ATP-binding protein, yielding MSGELAIEVSDLTMSFGQLTAYQSLDLRVSKGRFVVLIGPSGCGKSTLLRNIADLLQSTGGTIRVFGDRPQEVRRQRRISFVFQEATLLPWRTALENVEMPLQVGGWAAQKRSHRDPRELLELVGLKGREDAQPWQLSGGQRQRVAIARALVTKPDILLMDEPFGALDEITRDGLNDELLRIWRETGTTIVFVTHGLSEAAFLGQTVVVMGAHPGRIVETIELDEHKPGNGIDRSSATFFDITSRLRGVMETAHGPRGHA
- a CDS encoding ABC transporter substrate-binding protein; amino-acid sequence: MMGGISRRTLLKGGVAAGLGGAMVSFGPAFADDGVEVRIQFDWLLGNGQLGDIVAQQKGFFKEEGLTVVFGPGGPNAQTVPPVLAGQAVAGQFSSTAQFLTAYEAGRPLLLFASGLRRSPYAYISLPGKPIRTPQDLVGKTIAINPNGRYLLDLIMAKSGLDASSVKVVTMGADMTPLLTGQVDAVTGFLTNTKALSVLGPDIVTLVPSEIIPNYANSYFTSAETFDSQKQNLTRFIRAVSRGWGWAYENRRAAVDLMCDAYPALDREIEYKTVDTIMALSFDQETREHGWGWHDAAKLATQISLFQQAGRFAGAAPVVEKCVSWQVLDATADVRPKLG
- a CDS encoding helix-turn-helix transcriptional regulator; amino-acid sequence: MHDAPVNFLANLKFACSTRRSISDLCRVVGVNRQQFNRYLNAGTLPSAHNRLRIAAAFGLDPADFNLPPHAFQRRLTEKSRPAMDAGPLDDAFPGDLRALRPHLGFYQTWHISLSWPGQVVCSCAHMREKEGQVVVTTLERIFDPERGISQRSRYVGLAAYQRQRIFLTELTRGEAPTFGQTILMPFELHQRRYLRGLTMGISWRNNNMPYATRTIWRHLGLTANKRSLLSACGVYAPTSASLPSAVASFLADVQPFTAATTS
- a CDS encoding ABC transporter substrate-binding protein, with amino-acid sequence MISNTLNLSRRTFLQGSTLLGLSAAAGTFALPAMAEEPVRGGTLRMGLEGGASADALDPALASASVLFVIAHCWGDTLVESDPKTGVAVPSLAESWSPSPDAKVWTFKIRKDVRFHDGKALTVADAVATLQRHAGAKSQSGALGLLTGIEKIEDKAGDLVITLKEGNADLPLVLTDYHLQIQPNGGNDNPSAAIGTGPYKLVKFEPGVRTAFERNKDDWRQDRGYVDAVEITVMNDLTARINALRSGQVDFINVVQPKVVPLLKRLPEVEILRTPSKGFYAFLMHCDTAPFDNNDLRMALKLAIDREAILKQVVGGFGTIGNDYPINASYALAPTDIEQRPYDPDKAAFHYKKSGHDGPILLRTSDAAFPGAVDAAQLFQISAAKAGIKLDVQREPSDGYWTEVWNKKPFCASYWGGRPTQDARYSTSYVSNAEWNDTRFKRPDFDKLVAEARGELDETKRRALYRQMAVTVHDEGGLILPVFNDYLNASSKKLKGFVDDIGNDLSNGRIASRVWLQA